The Leptospira sp. WS60.C2 genome includes the window ATTCTGAGTTTGTGATCCATTCCCCTTCGGATACAGAAGAAGGTTTGGTTTCCAATCTACAAATCACAGGGAATATCAATGCGAAGCAGGGTGAATTACTTAGCTATACGAACATTCTAAAACCAATCAGTTCCATTGGTAGTGTGATCAATTTGAAAAAAATAGATTTTAGCCGTGCCACTCCCTACAATGAGCTCAAATTTGATTTTATGTATGCAAATGAAAATATAGAAATTCGAAATTTTGCATTAAAGGCGGATGGAATCGCTGGATCTGGTGGTGGAAAAATTGGTTTTAACAAGGCCATTGATATGAAGTTTACGATTGCTTTTCCTGGGGTCGCAGGCAAAGCACTTAAGCTTCCCATTATCTATCGAGGAACGTACGGAGTGTCCTCTCCATTCATTGATCCTATTTGGTTGGGATCAGTGTATGCAGGAACCATCTTTTTAGCAAGTCCTGCTGGTGCCGCAGTGGGTGGGATTGCTGGTTCTGCTATGTCTGATTATGTAAACCGTGCTGTTGATAATGTCTCGAATGGTGTACAAAAAAGTTGGAAAGGCATCAAATCAATCTTTGGCGGCAGAGAGGAAGATGAGAAAAAAGATCTAAAGGAAAATTTCGAAAAGAAAGAAGAAAAATAAATCAAACGTCTTCGTTTCGAATCGGGATTCCTTCCTTTTTTAAAATCTTTAATGCATTCGTAGAACTTGAAACTCCTTCCCTAATTTGATAATCAAAATCCATTTGTCCATCTTTCTCGAGTTCCGTGAAATGAAATCGTTTTGCCCATGCAATCTCTGCAAGTTTTAAGTCGTGAGTCGTCAAAAACACGATACAGTTTTTTTCACGTAACACAGACAAGATTTCCCTTGTTGCGATAAACCTTTCTTTTGAGTTTGTTCCTTTTAGAATTTCATCCAAAAAGAGTATGGGAATTGTTTGGGAACTATTTGCATCTTGAATGATGGAAGATAATCGTCGCACTTCTGAATAAAAAAAGGAAACTCCATCTTCCATAGAATCTTGTGATCGAATCAGTGTATGAATTTGAAATTTTGGATATACAAATCCTTTCCCGATTACGGGAGCACCTGATCCAGCGAGTAACAGAGACATGGCGATAGATCGTAAGTATGTTGTTTTTCCGCTCATATTGGAACCAGTGACAATCATCAAATCCCCAGGTTTCATTTCAGGCAATGGGTTAAAAACGCGATTGGATTTCGGTAGAAGTGGATGGACAATGGATTCGGAACCAAGAGATCCATTCATTGCCATTTGAGCAAAATTTCCTTCTGGATTGAGGAATCCAAAATTCAACATCGGAAGGACGGAATCAATTTGGATGATTTTGTCTTGTAATTCATTCCAGTTTTGAGAGTGAACGGATTTCCATTTTTGAAGGGATTGGATTTTCCAAAGATCCCATAAAACAATTACATTGAATACGAAATGAGGAAGAGGAGAGACCAAAAGTTCAGAGGAATCCCCCAGTCCCGTAATATTCTTTAACATTTGTTTTGTGACATTTCTGTTCTTCGAAAGAAAAAGAAATGTTTTTTTGAATCGATTGGCAGTGGTACTGAAGGTTTTGATTTCCTTCCAAAGTATAGACGATTCTTTGCGGTAACTCACAAACAAAAGGCCGTTGAACAGTAGAATCAGAGGTAAAAAAGGAAGATCAAATAACAAACCAAGAATCAAATAAACAGGTGTGATCACTCCCCAAATCGGAAAGATCCAGCGAAGCCACTTTCGTTTCTGCCAAAAATCGGCGTGCTGTTCTATTTTTGGGATTTCAAATTTTTCATTTGGTTCGGCATCCAGAACTAAAAATTTTCGCATCAACTGGAAGCTGTATTTTCTTTGTTTCAGAATTCCTTCGATCCAACTAGGATCAGAAAGGGAAGGAACATTTGGGTCTTGTAAAAATCGAGATACGTAGGTTTGGAATCCATCGGATGTGATGGATGTATCGAATACGCCCAAAAACCCTTGTTTGGTGCAAAGATCCAAATCAATCGAAAGAGGATGATTTCTCACAAACACTGGATATTCCCAATGTTCTCTTGTTTTGAGTTTTTTAAACTCACCTGTGAGGCGTAAGATTTCTTCTTCTAAGAACTGGAGAGTTCGTTTGGCAAACTGAAGTTGTTCTTTCCTTTGGGAATACAAACGAACCAAATATAGAAAAGGTAAAATGGGTAGGATCGAAATTCCGTATTCCAACCAGGATTGTTTCGAGAGATAACAGAAAAAAATCCCAGAAACGAAAACAAGAAACGTAACCAGTCTAAAAACGGAAACGGCTCTAAGTCGCTTGGAAAAAAACTGGATTTTTGCTTTGTATTTCTGTTTCCTATGAGTTAGGAAACTGTATGTGGAATTAGTGGAAAAGAGGTCGTTCGTAATTTTCTTCTTCCCTGCGAGAAATCTCGGTATCAAGGACACGGATGAGACTTCCTAAATCATTTAATCTCCATTTGTCGATGAGACGTCCTTTCTCGCGACCAGAAAACTTATTGAGATAGAGAGTACCAAATAGGTCCTCCCCATACTCATAAGCAACAAAGCGCCCGCTTCGTCTTCCTGTAGAATTTTCCAATCGAATCGTCATGAACGAATACCAATAATCAGAGAAAAAAAAATAGTACAAGCAAAATTTTTTGCTTCAGGATATTCATTTTTCGGCGATACATATATCGGGGGGAGGCTACCTACCACGGATGGTGGGAACCTTCAAAATACAGATACCCCGGAAACCGGAAAGCACGGAGGCTTGTATGGATTTCTATCCTGATATGAACTTGGAGTTTAAAAGCTCCTTCGTTAAAACCAACCAGTTTTTTGCCAACACAGAAGATGAATCTCTTCTTCCACAAAAAGGACTCGCGGCACGTAACCTTCTCAACCTCGCACAAATGACCAAACTGCGCGAAATTCGCAAACGCCATTTGAAAAAAGGACACCAACGCGAAGGGTTCCACTGGGACTAATTGCTTAAATTTCTCTTGACCATCTGAAAGTAGAGTCTATCATAAAGACCGCTTTTAGATGGAGAGATATGGCAAATAACCTAGCAGAAGTTTATAAGGAATCCGCAGAAAAATTTGGTCCAAGACCAGCATTTTGGTATAAAAATGCACAGAAGGATTACCAAGCCCTTACCTATAAACAACTTTATGAAGATGGTATCGCACTTGCTGAGGCCCTAATTGATTTAGGCGTAAAGGCAAGAGAACATGTCGGTGTTCTTGCTGACAACCGAGTGGAATGGATCATTGCAGATTGTGCCGTGTTGACTGCTGGAGCGGCCAATGTTCCTCGTGGTTCCGACATCACAGACTCGGAAATTGTATATATTTTAAACCACTCCGAGGCCAAAGTTGTTTTTTTAGAAAACGATAAGGTTTACGAAAAATACAAAAATAACAAATCCCAAGTGAAATCGGTGAAAACCTTGATCATTATGGATAAAGACACCAAACTCAAGTCAGGTGCAGGGATTCTTCATTTTTACGAACTTTTGGAAAAAGGTAGAGACCTTCGTGCCAAAGGGAAACGAGAAGCAGAGAAACGAATGGCAGGAATCAAACCTGACGATTTGTATACTTTGATTTACACTTCTGGAACCACTGGTATGCCCAAAGGTGTGATGCTCATGCATTCCAACATGATCCACCAAATGCATTATGTTGTCCCTCGTGTTGCCAAAGTAACACCAGATGACAGAATGTTATCCATCCTCCCTGTATGGCATATCTTTGAACGAGTTGTAGAATACTTCGCTATCATCAATGGAGGTTCTACGTATTACACAAAAGTAACGGAACTTCGTAACGACATCCAAAAAGCAAGGCCAACCTTTATGGCATCTGCGCCAAGGGTTTGGGAAAGTATCTACAACGGAATCTATACTCGTATCAATGATCCAAAACAAACTCCTCCCGTAAGAAGAATCCTATTTAAGGTGGCTTACTTTTTTTCTAAGCATTACCATGCATCGATTCGTTTCTTGAAAGGTTGGGAAGTCGATTACGAAGGAAGAAATATTCTTCACTCATTGGTTCTTTCCGTTGTTTCGATCTTTAAACTATTGTTTACTGGTCCATTCACTCTTACGATCCTCTCTTTGATCGCATCGCAGTTTTTGATACCTGAAGGTAGTGCATTCAAAACTCCACTGTATGTAGTAGCGGGACTTGGGGTTTTGTTTAACGCTTTCACTTTGGATCGTATTGTACTTTCCAAAATCAGACAAGCCACAGGTGGTCACTTACGTGCGACTCTTTCTGGTGGTGGGGCTCTTCAAAAACACGTGGATGCCTTCTTTATGGATATCGGAATTACAGTTCTTGAAGGATACGGTATGACAGAAACTGGACCTGTGATTTCCGCTCGTACGTTTGATCGTCCTATTATGGGATCTGTGGGTGATATCGTTCCTCTCAGCCAAGTTCAGATTCGTGATGATGCAGGGAATGTTCTTTGCCATATCGATGACAAAAAAAATATTATCTTTGGTAAGTTAGGTGTTAAGGGTGTGGTTCATATCAAGGGACCTCAAGTAATGAAAGGATATTATAAGAATCCTGAAACCACCAAAAAAACCATCGTAGACAATTGGATGAACACCGGTGATATCGGGATGATTAACTTCAAGAAGACCCTCACACTCACTGGTCGTGCAAAAGATACAATTGTGTTACTCGGTGGTGAAAACGTAGAGCCAGTACCCATTGAAAATAAAATTGATGAATCACCTTACATCAAACAGTCGATGGTAGTGGGACAAGATCAAAAGGTACTTGGAGCAATCATTGTTCCTGATTTTGATGCTCTTATCCCTTGGGCAGAAGAAAACGGAATCACAGAAAAAAGCCCTGAAAAATTGATCACACATCCAAAGATCGTAGAATTCTACAAAAAGGAAGTTCGTAATTTTAACAGTGTTAAAACTGGATTCAAAAATTTCGAACAGGTGCAGTATGTCACTCTCATCACGAAACCATTTGAAGTGGGGGACGAACTCACCAACCTCATGAAGATGAAACGACATGTGATCACAGAAAAATACAAAGACAGAATTTTGGAGCTCTACAAAAACAGTTAATATGACTCCTTTTGCAGAGATCTTTCATGGAGACCGCATCTTGGAAATCAAGATGCAGTCCAATGAAAAGAATACATTTGATTTTGAAACTTTTGTTTTATTCCAACAAATTCTAAACAAACACGCAAGTAACTCTAACTTGCGAGTTTTACTTTTCACTTCCGCCCAAACTCAGTTTTTTTCCAACGGAATTGAACCCACTCTCATGTATGGAAAATCAGAAGTCGATGTGAGAAAATCTGTCGAACAATTATTACGGACAGCCCAAACCTATTTCCATTTTCCTGTTCCAACCATAGCTGTTATCAATGGTCATTGTATGGCGGCTGGTGCCGTATTTGCATTGTTTTCGGATTACCGTTACATGGTGGACAAGGGGGGAAGGATTGGTTTTTCAGAAGCAATTGTCGGACTAAACTTCCCTTGTATTCCAACGATCATTTTACAAGACTTAGTTGGTGTGAAGGCAACCAGAGATTTACTTTTTACGGGAAAACAAATCAAAGGTCCTGAAGCGAAAGAAATGGGTCTTGTGGATGAATTGTTCAGTGCAGAAGATTTGTATCCAGAGGCGATGAAACTTGCTGAATCTCTTTCCAAGCTCACTTTGAATTCGAGTCGTGGAATGAAAACGGCCTTACGAGAACCTTACCGTGCTCAGATGGAATCGTTATTCCAATTGGATGCTGATCTATTTACAAAAGTAATTTTGTCACCAGATGGACAGGAAGGATTTTTATCCCTTATCGAAAAACGCAGGCCAAAGTTTACGACATGATGCGAATCTTGATTGTGTTTGTGGTTACGATTTTTATGAATTGTGCCACAAAAGTAGTCAGACAGAAATCAGAACAACTTTCCACTCGAATCCACAATTTGGATTCCGTTAAGCTTATCAAACCTGAATATCATTTACTCTTTGAATCCCCCGAATTAAAATCCAAAGATGGGACAAGATATGAACGTTCCCTGAATGCTTGGGATCGACGTTCCGGCATTTGGTATGAACCACACCCTCAAAGTAGCTTAGAAACATTAGAGATCCGAGAGATTGTAAACAAAGGGGAACCTGTTCAATATGGTGGCATCTATTTCCAACCAAGTTCATACAATTATTCTTGGTCTTTGTATCTTTCCAAAGAATTCTCAGTTGTATACAAAGTATTGATAGATGATTATACCGGGATACCCAAGGAAATAGAATATGTTGAATATGAAAATTCGTTTGGCATTTGTTTCGAATTTAAGAAAGGTAAAACATGTTACGAGTCAATTCCGATAGAAAATCCTAAGGAATCATATACCTTTACTTTGATTCGTTGTGACTCTTGCCAAAGTAGAGTTCGAAGGACTGTTCTGATTCCCAAACAACCTACGGAAGACTCTCTTGTCGTTGCCCTTGTGGATGAGAAAGGATACATAGGAAAGGTGTACCAAATCGATACTAAAAAGTACGGATACCTTTTGCATAGGTATATTGAAATTTATTCTATAGAAAAGTTTGGAATTAATATTAAGTGGTATCCTGTTTTGCCTTTTGCCTTCCTTTGGGATACCATCACGTTTCCTTTCCAATTTCTTTGGAAAATTTTAACACTCATTGCCTTTAGTCGTTCCTTTAGCTAAGAAAAGAATGGAAGACCAATCCTTAAGAATTGGAAACTTTGTCTAATATATTGACTGAACCTAAAACCTTTTTGAATTTCCTTGCCAAGCCTTGCCCTTGACGAAATTGAAAGGTCAAAAAACTTCATTATAAAGAGGAACAAATGGCTGAAAATCATTATTATAACGCAAAGGACTTAGGGAAATTTGGGGAAATTGGTAGGACGAATCCCGCCCTTGCTGATAAATTTTTTGGATATTACAATGCTGTGATGGCAGAAGGTGCTTTGACTGAAAGAGAAAAGGCACTCATTGCGCTAGCAGTGGCGCATGCACTCAAATGTCCTTATTGTATCGATGCGTATACAACCACCTCACTTCAAAAAGGTGCTGATGAAGCGCAGATGAACGAAGCGGTTCATGTGGCGGCAGCAATGGCAGCAGGGATCAACTTAGTACATAGCGTACAAATGCAAAATAAAATTGATGAACTTTCGTTTTAAACTATGAATATAACGGAACAACATTCCGCCTTAGATAGTTTTAGCGGGAATCCATTTTTAAAGACCGTGGGGAAACCGATCCAAGCTCGTTCCTTAAAGGTGTTTCAAATCAACGTGGGGAAATGGTGTAACCAAGCTTGTCGTCATTGCCATGTAGATGCATCGCCTATCCGCAGTGAGATGATGGATCGAGAAACAGCTGAAGCTTGTATCGAACTCATTTCCAAAATTCCTGAAGTTGAAACCGTTGACATCACTGGAGGTGCACCCGAAGGAAATCCAAATTTTAAATTCCTTGTGATAGAAGCAAGACGACTTGGAAAACGAGTGATGGATCGTTGTAATCTTACCATTCTCGAAGAACCAGGGTATGAATGGTTATATGAGTTTCTGAAGGAGAATCAAGTAGAGATTGTTTCATCTTTGCCTTCTGTATTAGAAAATGTAACCGACAAACAAAGGGGAAAAGGTGTGTATCAAAAATCGATCACCGCCTTAAAAAAGTTAAATGCACTTGGTTATGGAACAACGCTCCCCATTCATTTGGTTTACAATCCAAATGGTTTGTTTTTAAGTTCAGGGCAAGCGCAGCTAGAAAAAGAATACAAAGAGAATCTATTTAAAAAGTATGGCATTGTATTCAACCAATTGTTTTGTATCAATAATCTTCCGATCAATCGGTTTTTAGGATCTCTTGTCCGAAGTGGCAAGTTCGAAATGTACATGGAAACTTTGGTGAATGCATACAATCCAGCAACAGTGAATGGATTAATGTGTTTGGATCAAATATCGGTTGGGTATGATGGATCTGTTTATGATTGTGATTTTAATCAGATGTTGGAATTAAAATCGAAGGAAGTCAAACATATCAAAGATTTCGATTTGCCTGCATACCTAGGTCGGGAGATCGTTGTAGCAAACCACTGTTATGGGTGTACGGCAGGTGCTGGATCCAGCTGTGGTGGAGAGATTGTTTAGATGTCCATTCAAAATGAAAAAGACTTACAAGGCATTTTAAATGCAGGAAAGTTTGTCGCAAAAGTTCGTGAACTATTAAAACTTTTAGCAAAACCTGGTGTATCCACATTGGAACTTGATATGGTCGCCAAACAAGAATTTGAGAAGGCGGGTGCATTTTCTGCTCCTAAATTTGATTACAAATTTCCAGGTTATACCTGTATCAGTACCAATTTGGAAATTGCTCATGGTATCCCCAAAAGAGAAACCATTTTGAAAGAAGGAGATTTGGTGAATGTAGACGTATCGGCAAAACTTGATGGTTACTACGCCGATACAGGGATTTCGTTTGTGGTTGGCAATGCGAATCCCTCATTAAGCAAACTTTGCGAAACTGCAATTGAAGGTACAATGCGAGCCACAAAACAAGCATTCACTGGAAATTATCTGAGGAATATTGGAAGAGAAATCCATTCTGCTGCGAAAGAAAACGGATTCACTGTTATCAAAAACTTAGCAGGACACGGAACTGGAAAAAAACTCCACGAAGAACCACAAGTATTGGTGTATGAAGATAGAAGAGACCATCGCAAACTGAACCAAGGTCTAGTCCTTGCCATCGAATCTTTTATCTCAACTGGCAGCCAAACAGCTTATGAAGAATCTGATGGTTGGACTCTCGTGGCAGGGAATAGGCAAGGTGTCTTAAGTTATGTTGCTCAGTGTGAACACACAGTCATTGTTCAAAATGGAAAACCGATTATTGCTACCTTGTAAACATTCGAGTATTCTTTGCCTTCTCTAGAAATCATTGAATCTGGAGTTTCGCATACTGAAGCTAAGGGAATTCTTATTCTTTGGCCAAGTACCGGTGGAAATGCTCGTTCGTTTCGCATTCGAGACTCAGAGCTTATCACACACGGACTTCGACTGATACGATTTAATCCACCTTCCCATGGAAATTCAGATGGAATTTATGATCCAAAAGTCGCCATTTCCTTGTTATACGACTATTTGAAAGCTAAACAATATTTAAATCATAGATTATTTGGTATCGGTCATAGTGGAGGGGGAGCAGCACTTTTGCTTTTGGCAAAACAGATCCCGTTTCAGAAATTGTTTTTGTTAGCTCCAATTTTGAATAGTGTTTTAAGCCTAAAATTTTTATACGAATCAGATTCGATCGAAGAGTTCAGTCGTTTGCTTTTACAACCAGAAGTAGCAGATGATGAGTTTCCAAACAATCTGATACTAAACACTCTCTCCAATTCAGATTGGCTTGTGACAGGGAAGGTAGATCCACTTTCTTTCCCAATCAAAAATACGAGAATTCAGGTGGCATCACTTGCGGAGTTTTTGCGAAATCTGTTTTTGCCAGGATTTCAGGTGTCAGAGGGAGACCTCGCTCACCATTCAGAAGTGACCATCTTTCTTCCCAAGGAAGACAAATGGTTCCCGAAAGAGAACACGATCCAATTTGCAAAAAAGAACCAAATTCGAGTCGTTGAAATTCTAGAAGCGCCAGATCATTTTTTCTCTCGAAGCTGGCTTCGCGTATGGAACGAGATTCAGGCAATTGGATGGTGATAACTCCAAACCAAACATTCTAAAATTTACATTTAATGAGTTTACAAGTGAACTAGAGTCAGTTAGTATTCTCGCCTGTATCAATTCACAAATGAATGAGTAAGATGATACAAAGGAGAATCTGTGGAGCCAATTTATTTAACGTTGATTTTGTTTACGCTATGGACTTTGGGACTTGGGATCACTTTGATTACCTATCGAAGCGTACAAGTGTTACTTGGTAAGAAAAAATCGAATGAATTCCCTGCCGGTGTCCAACATGGCACAGACTTCAATTGGAGACTCAATCGCGCGCACTTGAATAGTTTGGAAAATCTACCTTTGTTTGTGACAGTTGTATTTTTAACTGTGAGTTTAGGAAAAGTTGATAGTTTCGTGAACCAAGCAGGTTATGTCATCTTGGGAGCACGAGTCACCCAATCCTTGATTCATTTAGTTTCGAGTGATGTGATGTTTGTGAACATTCGATTTACTTTTTATATGATCCAAATATTCACATACATCATTTTACTTTTGCGACTTTTCTAAACACCTTCTCGTTTGAGGTCACGGCTCATCAGAGCTTTGACCACTTCTTTTGGATCTTTGTCTTCATATAACATACGATAAACTTCTTGTGTGATTGCCATCTCCACTCCTAATTTATCTGCTAAATTTTTAGTCGAAAGAGTTGTTTTGACTCCTTCTGCCACTTCATTCATGGAGGCTAAAATTTCTTTTAATTTTTCCCCTTTGCCCAATCGAAAACCTACAGTACGATTTCGTGATGCTTCCCCGCAACACGTGAGGACAAGGTCCCCCATTCCGGATGGTCCGAGAAACGTCATTGGGTCTGCCCCCATTTTGATTCCCATACGAGTAATTTCGTTTAACCCGCGTGTGATGAGAGCGGCTCTTGTGTTTTGACCAAACCCAAGACCGTCGGCCACTCCGGCAGCAATGGCAATTACGTTCTTTAACGCTCCACCAACTTCAACACCGACGACATCGGGTGTCCAGTAGGTTCGAAAGTAAGTGAAACTGAAGATCTCTTGCACGCGTTTGGCGGTGGCTTCGTTTTTGGAAGCGATGGAAACGATGGTAGGGACTCGTTTGACCATTTCTTTGGCAAAACTGGGTCCAGAGAGGTAAGACAATTGAGAATGGTATTGTCCAGGAAGTTCTGATTCAAAGATTTCGGAAACAAGTCGCAGGCTTTCATTTTCGATCCCTTTGGATGCGGAAACAATGGGGACTTTTGAGGGGATATGGTCTTTGATTTCGCGTAAAATCCCTGAGAGGGCGTGGCTTGGAGGTGCTGAGACGATCATGTCTTTGTCTTTCACAACTTCAATGAGGTCGGTGCTTGCTTTCAGTTTTTCTGGAAGGACCAAATCGGGCATATGTTTGGAATTCATATGGTTTTGATTGATGGAACGCGCCTGCTCTTCACTACGTGTCCACAAAGTGACATCGTAACCCTTGTCTGCTAAAATACTACCTAGTGCAGTGCCAAAACTTCCTGCACCAATGATTCCAATCTTCATGAGTTCAGTATTCTAAATCTGCTTTCCAAAAAGGCAATAGAAAATAAAATTAAAATATGCTTTTGACGGATCTCTTCCGTTTCAACCCACTCAATCTCTTTTTGCCACCGAAAGTGGTCCCAAAGAGTAATTACAAAGTTACCCTACTCCTCGGTAGCTTAAAAAAAGTCATACAAACAGAAATTATCTCAGAAGATCCAGATTTAGAAAGTTTGGAAGTGGGTTCTGCCAAAGGGGAAGTGATCCTGACCGGGATCTATCGTATGGAATGGTTGTGGATTGCACGACTTTTAAAGGTAAAATCGATTCGTTACCGCGTTAGACTCAAACCTGTGTTAGTCAATGAGAATAAAGCTAGGTTAAAAATCGTAGGATATCGGGTTTGGGATACAAAACCAAGGCGTTTTGATTTTGTTAGGTGGTTTGTCAAAATTGATCCTTTCCATAAAAAAAAGGTATTTGAATCCATCATACATGCTGCCCCACATATTTTATCACTCACAGGTTTGCAGTGGGAATTATTGTTTGATCTGAATTATTTTTTGAATCTAGTTCCTACAATTGCTGGTAAAATAGAAATTCAGTATTTAGTCGCTGACAACAATGAATTGTATATTTTTGTCAAATCTTCTACAATATTAAAACCACTCATGGATTTTTTTGGACCAGAATACCTTAAAATCGATTACATCGAAGAAGATCGCGATATTCAAATGTTACTTTGGGAAAATGAATAAATGAAAATCATTTATCTGACGGATATCCATGACGGTCTTCATGGTCTCAAAAGGATTCTGCAATCAACAGAAGCAGACCTATATTTGTTTTCTGGTGATATCATTTACAAAGCATTTTTTTCTTTCGATCGTATCATTGATTTCTGTGGTGTTCAGGAAGAATTGTATTATCTTTTAACAGAAAGAAAAGATGATTCCACTCCGTTTGATTTTACAACGCATGCTATCCGATTTCCTGAAAAATATTCAACAGCCATTGTGGAAAAATCTCAGAAATACAGAGACTTATATAAATTGGCTGCCAAAACAATGAAGGAAAAATATGAGATCATCGAAAAACTCATTGTTAAGTATGCTAAATCACCTGTGTATTGTTTGCCGGGAAATTATGACTTAGATTTGCAATATACTGAATTGTACCAAAGAGAAGTTCATAGAAAGAGTTTTGAATTTCGAAATATCAAAGTCTCTGGTTATGGTGGAGCACCAATATGGACGTCTGGGATTCCTGAAAAGTTAACTGTAGTTTTTCACGAGTATACGAAGAATGGAAAAAATTATAGTGAACCGGAAGATTTTTTTCGAGAGGAACTTCCTGATATTTGTTGGATCCACAATCCTGCGTATGGATATTTTGATACGATCCCTGGAGTGGGAAAATGTGGAAGCCAAGGAATTCGAAGGTATTTGGATGATGAATCACCATCCCTTGTCGTTTCAGGCCATGTGCATGAAGACCAAGGAATTAAAAAAACAAAAAATACAGTTTTTATCAATCCATCTAACTTTGGCGCAGTGGATTCACTACATGGGTTCCAAGAAGGTGGGTATTATGCGGAAATTTTTATGGACGGGAAAGATGTTGTACAATCCAATCTTTGCCAATTGAGAAATGAGGAGTGGCATCGGTTGATTGAAGTAGATTGTTCGGAAAAACAATTAAAGCTCATTTCCCAAAATCCTATCTCCACTGTGAGTTCAGAAGATTACATTCGAGGAAATTAAATGGTCACCTTTCTAACGATTTGTGGCGTTTTGTTTACTGTTGCCTTTTTTTTATATGCTCTCTCTGCCGTTGACACTCAAAGTTTAAATCAAAAAGAAAAAGAACGTCTTAAGAAAGAAGAAAACCTACGTGTAGGAGATCCAAGAAAGGTATATGGGAAAGAAAAAGATCCTAATCTACCTAGACTTCGCTTATGTCCTGTTTGTGGGACCGTTCTTAGAAAAGACGAATATCTATATGCGGCAATTTCTACCTACACCAACAGTGAAGGGAAAAAACAGGCACAGATTTATGGTTGCAAATATTGTTATCTCATTCTCGATTCTGAAAAAAATAATTCAGGAAAAAAATTGGACGATGAAAATCCATTTGGACCACCTAAACCAACGGATGAGATATAAAACTGATGTTTGATCTAACACAAAGTTTAGGTAATCTAAAGGGGATTGGACCCAAACGAAAGACTGTTTTGTTCGAGCATGGAATCTCTACGTATTACGAATTATTAACGTATTTTCCCAGACGCTATCTTGATCGTAATTTCACAAAAGACATTATTTTAAGACAAGGTGACCAAGTTACCCTACTTGGAAGTATCGTTGATAGTTACATTGTGCACGGTAAAAAGAGCCGATTATTAGTCGGATTTCGCACTTTGAACAA containing:
- a CDS encoding DNA mismatch repair protein, whose product is MYSQRKEQLQFAKRTLQFLEEEILRLTGEFKKLKTREHWEYPVFVRNHPLSIDLDLCTKQGFLGVFDTSITSDGFQTYVSRFLQDPNVPSLSDPSWIEGILKQRKYSFQLMRKFLVLDAEPNEKFEIPKIEQHADFWQKRKWLRWIFPIWGVITPVYLILGLLFDLPFLPLILLFNGLLFVSYRKESSILWKEIKTFSTTANRFKKTFLFLSKNRNVTKQMLKNITGLGDSSELLVSPLPHFVFNVIVLWDLWKIQSLQKWKSVHSQNWNELQDKIIQIDSVLPMLNFGFLNPEGNFAQMAMNGSLGSESIVHPLLPKSNRVFNPLPEMKPGDLMIVTGSNMSGKTTYLRSIAMSLLLAGSGAPVIGKGFVYPKFQIHTLIRSQDSMEDGVSFFYSEVRRLSSIIQDANSSQTIPILFLDEILKGTNSKERFIATREILSVLREKNCIVFLTTHDLKLAEIAWAKRFHFTELEKDGQMDFDYQIREGVSSSTNALKILKKEGIPIRNEDV
- a CDS encoding long-chain fatty acid--CoA ligase, with the translated sequence MANNLAEVYKESAEKFGPRPAFWYKNAQKDYQALTYKQLYEDGIALAEALIDLGVKAREHVGVLADNRVEWIIADCAVLTAGAANVPRGSDITDSEIVYILNHSEAKVVFLENDKVYEKYKNNKSQVKSVKTLIIMDKDTKLKSGAGILHFYELLEKGRDLRAKGKREAEKRMAGIKPDDLYTLIYTSGTTGMPKGVMLMHSNMIHQMHYVVPRVAKVTPDDRMLSILPVWHIFERVVEYFAIINGGSTYYTKVTELRNDIQKARPTFMASAPRVWESIYNGIYTRINDPKQTPPVRRILFKVAYFFSKHYHASIRFLKGWEVDYEGRNILHSLVLSVVSIFKLLFTGPFTLTILSLIASQFLIPEGSAFKTPLYVVAGLGVLFNAFTLDRIVLSKIRQATGGHLRATLSGGGALQKHVDAFFMDIGITVLEGYGMTETGPVISARTFDRPIMGSVGDIVPLSQVQIRDDAGNVLCHIDDKKNIIFGKLGVKGVVHIKGPQVMKGYYKNPETTKKTIVDNWMNTGDIGMINFKKTLTLTGRAKDTIVLLGGENVEPVPIENKIDESPYIKQSMVVGQDQKVLGAIIVPDFDALIPWAEENGITEKSPEKLITHPKIVEFYKKEVRNFNSVKTGFKNFEQVQYVTLITKPFEVGDELTNLMKMKRHVITEKYKDRILELYKNS
- a CDS encoding enoyl-CoA hydratase/isomerase family protein, translated to MTPFAEIFHGDRILEIKMQSNEKNTFDFETFVLFQQILNKHASNSNLRVLLFTSAQTQFFSNGIEPTLMYGKSEVDVRKSVEQLLRTAQTYFHFPVPTIAVINGHCMAAGAVFALFSDYRYMVDKGGRIGFSEAIVGLNFPCIPTIILQDLVGVKATRDLLFTGKQIKGPEAKEMGLVDELFSAEDLYPEAMKLAESLSKLTLNSSRGMKTALREPYRAQMESLFQLDADLFTKVILSPDGQEGFLSLIEKRRPKFTT
- a CDS encoding arsenosugar biosynthesis-associated peroxidase-like protein; the encoded protein is MAENHYYNAKDLGKFGEIGRTNPALADKFFGYYNAVMAEGALTEREKALIALAVAHALKCPYCIDAYTTTSLQKGADEAQMNEAVHVAAAMAAGINLVHSVQMQNKIDELSF
- the arsS gene encoding arsenosugar biosynthesis radical SAM (seleno)protein ArsS (Some members of this family are selenoproteins.) — its product is MNITEQHSALDSFSGNPFLKTVGKPIQARSLKVFQINVGKWCNQACRHCHVDASPIRSEMMDRETAEACIELISKIPEVETVDITGGAPEGNPNFKFLVIEARRLGKRVMDRCNLTILEEPGYEWLYEFLKENQVEIVSSLPSVLENVTDKQRGKGVYQKSITALKKLNALGYGTTLPIHLVYNPNGLFLSSGQAQLEKEYKENLFKKYGIVFNQLFCINNLPINRFLGSLVRSGKFEMYMETLVNAYNPATVNGLMCLDQISVGYDGSVYDCDFNQMLELKSKEVKHIKDFDLPAYLGREIVVANHCYGCTAGAGSSCGGEIV